GACCAGAACGCTTGCGACTGAGCTGGCGGATGAGTTCCTGGCGATTTACACCGCCAACAGGCTGGATGAATATCGCGTTGAACACGCGGATATCGGCAAACGCTCGCTGCGTAATACCTGTCTGCGCTATCTGGCATTTGGTGACACCGAATTCGCCGATGCGTTAGTCAGCAAGCAATATCACGACGCCGATAACATGACCGATGCACTGGCCGCGTTGGGTGCCGCCGTTGCCGCCGAGCTGCCGTGCCGCGACGCGCTGATGCAAGAGTACGATGACAAGTGGCATCAGGACGGTCTGGTGATGGATAAGTGGTTTATTCTGCAATCCACCAGCCCGTCTGCCAATGTGCTGAGCAACGTCCGTAACTTGCTGAAGCACCGCTCCTTTACCATGAGCAACCCAAACCGTGTCCGTTCGCTGATTGGCGCGTTCGCCGGGAGTAATCCGGCGGCATTCCATGCGGAAGACGGCAGCGGTTATCAGTTTATGGTGGAGATGCTGACTGAGCTCAACAGCCGCAACCCGCAGGTTGCGTCGCGTCTGATTGAGCCGCTAATTCGCCTGAAACGCTACGATGCGAAGCGTCAGGAGAAAATGCGAGCAGCGCTGGAGCAGCTAAAAGGGCTGGAGAATTTGTCGGGCGATCTGTTCGAGAAAATCAGCAAAGCGCTGGCCTGATGTTAAAAGGCTCGGCGGTACGATAAAAGCAAAACGGCAACCCTGGGTTGCCGTTTTTAATGGTAGTCCTGAGTCCGCAGGACAGGGTATCAGGCATTTGCCTGAATACGCTGTCGTTCTGTTGCTCCCCGCTTCATGACCCGCTCCAGCACTTCTGCTTCCAGTTCTGCCAGCCGGACCGATCCCAGACGACGCGGGCGAGCAATATCAACCGTCACGTCCAGCCCGATTTTCCCGTCTTCGATTAACAATACCCGATCGGCCATCGCCACCGCTTCACTCACATCATGCGTCACCAGCAGGACGGTAAAACCGTGCTCTTGCCACAGGGATTCAATCAAATCCTGCATCTCGATACGCGTCAGGGCATCAAGCGCACCCAGCGGTTCGTCGAGCAGCAGCAAGCCAGGGCGATGAATAAGCGCCCGCGCCAGTGCCACGCGCTGCTTTTGTCCGCCCGAAAGCGCCGCGGGCCATTCGCCTGCGCGATTTTCGAGCCCGACGGATGCCAGCGCTTGCCGCGCAGCGTCTCGCCAGTGGCCTTTTAGCCCTAGCCCGACATTGTCGATAACTGTTTTCCAGGGCAGCAGACGAGCATCCTGGAACATCATGCGCGTATCGTCCTGGAGTTCGGCAAGCGGGGTATTTCCGGCCAGCAGTTCTCCGCCGTTTGGTGTTTCAAGCCCGGCAAGCAAGCGCAGCAGCGTACTTTTGCCTCCGCCGCTGCGCCCGACCACGGCAACAAATTGGCCAGCGGGAATATGCAAATCCAGCGCGTTCAGAATCGTGTTCTCGCCGTAGCGTTTCGTCACGCCATTGAGCAATAAAGGCGTTCCCTGGGTTAAGCGAGCCGTGTTCATGCGTTTGCCTCCTTCAAGGAATAGGCCGGATTCCAGCGCAGCCAGCTGCGCTCAAGCCACTGAGCGCTGACGTCAGCGAGTTTGCCAAGCAGGGCATAAAGAATGATGGCAACCACCACCACGTCAGTTTGCAGAAATTCACGGGCATTCATCGCCAGGTAACCAATACCGGAATTGGCAGAGATGGTTTCCGCGACGATCAGCGTCAGCCACATCAGGCCGAGCGCGAAACGTACACCCACCATAATCGACGGCAGGGCACCCGGCAGAATCACATGAATGAACAGAGAAAAGCCCGATAAACCGTAGCTGCGCGCCATCTCCACTAATCCCCGGTCAATGTTACGAATACCGTGCCAGGTGTTGATATAAATGGGGAACAACGTGCCGAGCGCGACGAGGAAAATCTTGGCGCTCTCATCAATGCCAAACCATAAAATCACCAGCGGGATCAGCGCCAGATGCGGCACGTTACGCAGCATCTGAATCGACGTATCCAGCAAGCGCTCCCCCCAGCGAGACAATCCGCTGATCAGGCCAAGCGTCAGCCCAATCGACCCGCCGATGGAAAACCCAATCGCCGCACGCCAGGAGCTGATCGCCAGATGCTGCCACAGTTCACCGCTGGCACTGAGTGACCAGAACGCCTCCACCACGCCCTCCGGGGAGGGCAGAATACGACTCGACAACCAGCCCACAGACGACGCGATTTGCCAGATAATGACAATGCCAACGGGCAAGAACCAGGGCGCCAGACGCAGGAGCCATTTTCGGGATGGATTCGCCATACTGACCTCGTTAGCTCTGTGCCGTTTTGCGGGGAATAAATTCATTCGCCACTGCTTCGCCCTGAACCTGCAGCGGACGCGGCTGCGGAATTTCCGGGATGGCGACGTCCAGATGCGGGAACAGCAGCTCGCCGACGTTATACGCCTCTTCCAGATGCGGATAACCGGACAAAATAAAGCTGTCGATCCCCAGATCGGCATATTCGTTAATGCGTGCCGCCACCGTTGGGCCGTCACCCACTAACGCGGTTCCTGCGCCACCGCGCACCAGGCCAACGCCTGCCCACAGGTTCGGGCTGATTTCGAGATTTTCGCGTTTGCCGTTGTGAAGGGAGGCCATCCGGTGCTGGCCCACTGAATCGGTTTTGGCCAGGGCGGCCTGCGCTTTGGCGATGGTGTCATCATCAAGGTGTGAAATCAGACGATCGGCGGCCTGCCAGGCTTCCTGATTCGTCTCTCGCACAATGACGTGCAGACGGATGCCGAAACGCACTTTACGGCCATGCGCTGCAGCTTTGGCGCGGACCTGTTCAATTTTCTCTTTCACCTGTTCAGGTGGTTCGCCCCAGGTGAGATACAGATCGACCTGTTCCGCCGCCAGATCCTGTGCAACGTCCGACGATCCGCCAAAGTAAAGAGGAGGGCGCGGCTGCTGTACGGGCGGGAAATAGAGTTTCGCATCACGTACGCGAATGTGTTTGCCTTCATAGGTGACGGTGTCGCCCTCAAGCAGACGACGCCAGACGCGGGTGAATTCTGCCGAGGCCTCATAGCGTTCGGTGTGGTCAAGGAAAACGCCGTCTCCCGCGAGTTCCGTCGGGTCGCTGCCGGTGACCAGATTAAACAACGCACGTCCGTTGGAGAGTCGGTCAAGCGTGGCGGCCTGGCGTGCAGCAACGGTGGGTGAAACTACGCTTGGGCGCAGGGCGACCAAAAACTTCAGGCGCTGCGTAACAGGGATCATGGCCGCAGCCACCAGCCAGGCATCTTCGCAGGAGCGGCCAGTGGGGATCAGCACGCCGGTGAACCCAATTCTGTCTGCGGCTTGCGCGATTTGTTGCAGGTAGCCGTAATCGACCGGACGCGCCCCTTCCTCAGTACCAAGATAATGCCCATCACCGTGGGTCGGTAAAAACCAAAACAGATTCAGACTCATGATTTCGATCCTTCTTTGCCAGCGGGTTGCCAGATACGGTCGCGAATATCGATCTTTTTCGGGAGCAGACGGTTTTCATAAAACAGATCCGCGGTTTGTTGCTGTAATACCGCCGTGTGGGCATCAACTGGTTTGATCACGGTGGTTGGCCGATGATCCAGATAGCTGGCGATCACCGGTTCGGGCAGGCCCATGGTTTTTGCCAGCAGGGTGATACTCTCCTGACGCTGGCTTTGGGTGAGCGCATCCGCTTCACTGAAGGTATTCAGCACACCTTGAACAAATTCACCGTTCTTTTCGGCATAAGGTCGCGCCGCAAGATAGAACGAACCGGTCTGTTTAAGCGTTTCGCCATCTTTCAGAACGCGAACGCCACCCTGCAGCAGAGCTGCAGAATAGTAAGGATCCCAAATGGCCCAGGCATCCACGTTATTTTGCTGGAAAGCAGCGCGCGCATCGGCCGGGCTTAAGTAGATCGGCTGAATATCCTTGAACGTCAGGCCTGCCTGCTGCAGTGCACGGAGCAGCAGGTTGTGCGAACTGGAACCTTTCTGGAACGCAACTTTATGGCCTTTAAGATCCGCGACGGTCTTAATCGGACTGTTTTCAGGCACCAGAATGACTTCGGCTTTAGGCTTAGCGGGTTCGACGCCGACGTAGACCAAATCTGCACCCGCGGCTTGGGCGAATATCGGCGGTATATCGCCCGTACTGCCTATATCAATGCTGCCCACATTGAGTGCTTCGAGCATTTGCGGGCCAGCCGGGAATTCAATCCACGAAAACTGGGTCTGCGGATAACGTTTTTCCAGCAGCTGATGACTCTTTGCCAGCACCATGCTGATGCTGCCTTTCTGGTAGCCGATACGTAAACTTTCTGGCGCAGAGTTTGCCGCATGAGCCAGAGCGGAGACGGCCAGCAAACTCGTTAGCCCAAGACGAAAGAGGTATTTAAACATGGGCGACTCCTTTCAGACGGCCAAAGGTCGGGGCTTGAGCATCCCGGCGATGCAATGCCTGCCAGAACGTTTCGAGTGCGCTATCAAGACGCGAATGCAAGTTGGGGGTGAACTGCGGTTTGTGCTGATAATCGATAACCTGAGAATCATCCGCGAACACACCGTGCAGGATCTCCTGGGCTTTTAACGCATTGAGCACTGGCTTGAGGGCATAATCGACGGCCAGCATATGGGCGACGGTGCCGCCGGTTGCCAGCGGAAGGACGACTTTTCCCTGCAGAGCACGTTCAGGCAGCAGATCGAGAAGTGTCTTTAGCGCGCCGGAAAACGAGGCTTTGTAAATCGGCGTCGCTACAATCAGACCATCAGCCCCCTTCAGTTGCTCAATCAGCGCCTGAAGCGCCGGACTTTCAAACCGGGCATATAACAAATCTTCAGGCTCAAAGTTATGTAGATTCCAGTGACAGACTTCGACATCCCGCGAATTCAGCTGTTCGCGGGCATATTCCAGCAGGGCACTGGAACGTGAGGGAAAACGCGGACTTCCAGCCAACGTGATGACGCGCATGTATGCTCCTTATAACTATTTGTTTTCTTTTATCTAACATTGATAACAATTTTCAGGAGTGTGACATTGCGGGGTTATTCCACTAAATGATTTATCTGGAATTAAAAATCCAGAAATTGCATAAGAAACCGCCAGAAAGGAAAACGATTGCGCAGAAAGACGTTTTTTTGCCTCAGGTCAATTCCCTTTCACGCCGCGATCGCTGATAATCCGTGTCCGGTTTGCACACCGGAATCCAGGAGAGTTCATGTATTACCCCTTCGTTCGTAAAGCCCTTTTCCAGCTCGATCCCGAGCGCGCTCATGAATTGACATTCCAGCAGTTACGTCGCATCACAGGAACACCTTTGGAAGCGCTGGTGCGCCAGAAAGTGCAGGAAAAACCTGTTCAATGTATGGGGCTGACGTTTAAGAATCCCCTGGGTCTGGCTGCTGGCCTGGACAAGAACGGCGAGTGTATTGATGCGCTGGGCGCGATGGGATTTGGTTCCATCGAAGTCGGCACGGTCACTCCACGTCCACAAGCGGGTAACGATAAACCGCGACTGTTCCGTCTGGTTGAAGCCGAAGGGTTGATCAATCGAATGGGCTTTAATAATCACGGCGTCGATCATCTGATCGAGAACGTAAAAAAAGCGCATTTTGACGGCGTGCTGGGAATTAATATCGGCAAAAATAAAGACACGCCGGTAGAGCAGGGTAAAGATGACTATCTGATTTGTATGGAAAAAGTCTATGCTTATGCGGGTTATATTGCGGTGAAT
This sequence is a window from Enterobacter sp. 638. Protein-coding genes within it:
- the ssuB gene encoding aliphatic sulfonates ABC transporter ATP-binding protein, translating into MNTARLTQGTPLLLNGVTKRYGENTILNALDLHIPAGQFVAVVGRSGGGKSTLLRLLAGLETPNGGELLAGNTPLAELQDDTRMMFQDARLLPWKTVIDNVGLGLKGHWRDAARQALASVGLENRAGEWPAALSGGQKQRVALARALIHRPGLLLLDEPLGALDALTRIEMQDLIESLWQEHGFTVLLVTHDVSEAVAMADRVLLIEDGKIGLDVTVDIARPRRLGSVRLAELEAEVLERVMKRGATERQRIQANA
- the ssuC gene encoding aliphatic sulfonate ABC transporter permease SsuC, which produces MANPSRKWLLRLAPWFLPVGIVIIWQIASSVGWLSSRILPSPEGVVEAFWSLSASGELWQHLAISSWRAAIGFSIGGSIGLTLGLISGLSRWGERLLDTSIQMLRNVPHLALIPLVILWFGIDESAKIFLVALGTLFPIYINTWHGIRNIDRGLVEMARSYGLSGFSLFIHVILPGALPSIMVGVRFALGLMWLTLIVAETISANSGIGYLAMNAREFLQTDVVVVAIILYALLGKLADVSAQWLERSWLRWNPAYSLKEANA
- the ssuD gene encoding FMNH2-dependent alkanesulfonate monooxygenase, with translation MSLNLFWFLPTHGDGHYLGTEEGARPVDYGYLQQIAQAADRIGFTGVLIPTGRSCEDAWLVAAAMIPVTQRLKFLVALRPSVVSPTVAARQAATLDRLSNGRALFNLVTGSDPTELAGDGVFLDHTERYEASAEFTRVWRRLLEGDTVTYEGKHIRVRDAKLYFPPVQQPRPPLYFGGSSDVAQDLAAEQVDLYLTWGEPPEQVKEKIEQVRAKAAAHGRKVRFGIRLHVIVRETNQEAWQAADRLISHLDDDTIAKAQAALAKTDSVGQHRMASLHNGKRENLEISPNLWAGVGLVRGGAGTALVGDGPTVAARINEYADLGIDSFILSGYPHLEEAYNVGELLFPHLDVAIPEIPQPRPLQVQGEAVANEFIPRKTAQS
- a CDS encoding sulfonate ABC transporter substrate-binding protein, whose amino-acid sequence is MFKYLFRLGLTSLLAVSALAHAANSAPESLRIGYQKGSISMVLAKSHQLLEKRYPQTQFSWIEFPAGPQMLEALNVGSIDIGSTGDIPPIFAQAAGADLVYVGVEPAKPKAEVILVPENSPIKTVADLKGHKVAFQKGSSSHNLLLRALQQAGLTFKDIQPIYLSPADARAAFQQNNVDAWAIWDPYYSAALLQGGVRVLKDGETLKQTGSFYLAARPYAEKNGEFVQGVLNTFSEADALTQSQRQESITLLAKTMGLPEPVIASYLDHRPTTVIKPVDAHTAVLQQQTADLFYENRLLPKKIDIRDRIWQPAGKEGSKS
- the ssuE gene encoding NADPH-dependent FMN reductase, which codes for MRVITLAGSPRFPSRSSALLEYAREQLNSRDVEVCHWNLHNFEPEDLLYARFESPALQALIEQLKGADGLIVATPIYKASFSGALKTLLDLLPERALQGKVVLPLATGGTVAHMLAVDYALKPVLNALKAQEILHGVFADDSQVIDYQHKPQFTPNLHSRLDSALETFWQALHRRDAQAPTFGRLKGVAHV
- the pyrD gene encoding quinone-dependent dihydroorotate dehydrogenase; protein product: MYYPFVRKALFQLDPERAHELTFQQLRRITGTPLEALVRQKVQEKPVQCMGLTFKNPLGLAAGLDKNGECIDALGAMGFGSIEVGTVTPRPQAGNDKPRLFRLVEAEGLINRMGFNNHGVDHLIENVKKAHFDGVLGINIGKNKDTPVEQGKDDYLICMEKVYAYAGYIAVNISSPNTPGLRTLQYGEALDDLLSAIKNKQNELQEIHHKYVPVAVKIAPDLSVEELIQVADSLVRHNIDGVIATNTTLDRSLVNGMKHCDEMGGLSGRPVQLKSTEIIRALSAELKGRLPIIGVGGIDSVIAAREKMAAGATLVQIYSGFIFKGPQLIKEIVNHI